The Euphorbia lathyris chromosome 2, ddEupLath1.1, whole genome shotgun sequence genome includes a window with the following:
- the LOC136217203 gene encoding two-pore potassium channel 5, with the protein MENEPLLAAESTQQPQSQSILIPILEHHDLSFPLTQSISTPSFIFSEIQNYPQSQSQSQSQSQPQAQPQDHPSSTSGSPVKKHGTLHRSRTAPALVVLRDLKHHEPQDPKPQSESGSIIRQAIFLLSMYLLLGVVIYSFNRDNFSGVETHPVVDALYFCIVTMCTIGYGDIAPLTSGTKAFACVFVLVGFGFIDILLSGLVNYVLDLQESMILAGIQMGKTSKKHNHHHDNHDHHHHHQGFSAKNYIVDVEKGRMRIRLKVGLALGVVVLCIGIGALVLYFVENMDLIDSIYLAVMSVTTVGYGDRAFKTLPGRLFAALWLLFSTLAVARAFLYLTEARIDKRHRRITKWVLHRDITVEDLLAADTNNNGFISKSEYVIYKLKEMGKIGEKDIMQICSQFNKLDPNNLGKITLPDLLENR; encoded by the exons atGGAAAATGAGCCTCTTCTCGCCGCCGAATCAACGCAACAACCTCAGTCTCAGTCGATTCTTATCCCAATTCTCGAGCATCACGATCTCTCCTTCCCTCTCACTCAATCAATTTCAACCCCTTCTTTCATATTCTCCGAAATCCAAAATTACCCACAATCTCAATCTCAATCTCAATCTCAATCTCAACCTCAAGCTCAACCACAAGACCACCCGTCTTCTACATCTGGATCTCCGGTGAAGAAACATGGTACACTCCACCGGTCTAGAACGGCTCCAGCTTTAGTGGTACTTCGGGACTTGAAACACCACGAACCCCAAGATCCAAAACCCCAATCTGAATCGGGCTCTATTATAAGGCAAGCAATTTTCTTGCTCTCTATGTATCTACTTCTCGGCGTGGTAATTTATTCGTTTAATAGAGATAATTTCTCCGGTGTAGAAACTCACCCAGTTGTTGATGCTCTGTATTTTTGTATAGTGACTATGTGCACAATTGGGTATGGTGATATAGCTCCTTTAACATCAGGAACAAAGGCATTTGCTTGTGTCTTTGTATTAGTAGGATTTGGATTCATTGACATATTATTAAGTGGACTTGTTAATTATGTTCTTGATTTACAAGAAAGTATGATCTTAGCTGGGATTCAAATGGGTAAAACTAGTAAGAAACATAATCATCATCATGATAAtcatgatcatcatcatcatcatcaagggTTTTCAGCTAAGAACTATATTGTTGATGTTGAAAAGGGGAGGATGAGGATAAGATTGAAAGTTGGATTAGCACTTGGTGTGGTGGTTTTGTGTATTGGAATTGGGGCTTTGGTTCTCTACTTTGTGGAGAATATGGATTTGATTGATTCAATCTATTTGGCAGTTATGTCTGTTACTACAGTTGGGTATGGTGATAGGGCGTTTAAGACACTTCCTGGAAGGCTTTTTGCGGCTCTTTGGCTTCTGTTTTCTACACTGGCTGTTGCAAGGGCTTTTCTTTATTTGACAGAAGCTAGGATTGATAAGAGACATAGAAGAATTACTAAGTGGGTGTTGCATAGGGATATTACTGTTGAGGATTTGCTTGCTGCAGATACTAATAACAATGGTTTTATCAG TAAGTCAGAGTATGTAATCTACAAGCTGAAAGAGATGGGGAAGATTGGAGAGAAAGATATAATGCAGATATGCAGTCAATTCAACAAGCTTGACCCCAACAACTTAGGAAAGATTACGCTGCCTGATCTCCTCGAGAACCGCTAG